One window from the genome of Choloepus didactylus isolate mChoDid1 chromosome 2, mChoDid1.pri, whole genome shotgun sequence encodes:
- the LOC119526099 gene encoding NADH dehydrogenase [ubiquinone] 1 alpha subcomplex subunit 2 encodes MAAPTAIRTVGAKLGLREIRIHLCQRSPGSQGVRDFIEKRYVELKKANPDLPILIRECSDVQPKLWARYAFGQEKNVSLNNFGADQVVRAVENVLSGKA; translated from the coding sequence ATGGCGGCACCTACGGCAATTCGGACGGTCGGGGCAAAACTGGGCTTGCGTGAGATTCGCATTCACTTATGCCAGCGTTCGCCCGGAAGTCAGGGCGTCAGGGACTTCATCGAAAAACGCTACGTGGAGCTAAAGAAGGCGAACCCCGACCTGCCCATCCTAATCCGCGAGTGCTCGGATGTACAGCCTAAGCTCTGGGCCCGCTACGCATTTGGTCAAGAGAAGAATGTCTCCTTGAACAACTTTGGTGCTGATCAGGTAGTCAGAGCTGTGGAAAACGTACTAAGTGGCAAAGCTTGA